Proteins encoded in a region of the Paucibacter sediminis genome:
- a CDS encoding malate dehydrogenase, whose product MSKTPVRVAVTGAAGQIGYALLFRIASGEMLGKDQPVILQLLEIPDEKAQNALKGVIMELEDCAFPLLAGIEAHSDPMTAFKGTDYALLVGSRPRGPGMERSELLAINGAIFTAQGKALNAVASRNVKVLVVGNPANTNAYIAMKSAPDLPAKNFTAMLRLDHNRAASQLAAKTGKAVADIEKLAVWGNHSPTMYADYRNATIGGASVKAMINDETWNRETFLPTVGKRGAAIIAARGLSSAASAANAAIDHMRDWALGTNGKWVTMGIPSGGEYGIPKDVMFGYPVTCANGEYKIVEGIEIDAFSQECINKTLNELLEEQNGVKHLL is encoded by the coding sequence ATGAGCAAGACTCCCGTTCGCGTTGCCGTCACTGGCGCCGCCGGCCAGATTGGCTATGCCCTGCTGTTCCGCATCGCCTCCGGCGAAATGCTGGGCAAGGACCAGCCCGTGATCCTGCAGCTGCTGGAGATCCCCGACGAGAAGGCCCAGAACGCGCTCAAGGGCGTGATCATGGAACTCGAAGACTGCGCCTTCCCGCTGCTGGCCGGCATCGAGGCCCACAGCGACCCGATGACCGCGTTCAAGGGCACCGACTACGCCCTGCTGGTGGGCTCGCGCCCGCGCGGCCCCGGCATGGAGCGCTCGGAGCTGCTGGCCATCAACGGCGCCATCTTCACCGCCCAGGGCAAGGCCCTGAACGCCGTGGCCTCGCGCAACGTCAAGGTGCTGGTGGTGGGCAACCCCGCCAACACCAATGCCTATATCGCGATGAAGTCGGCCCCGGACCTGCCGGCCAAGAACTTCACCGCCATGCTGCGCCTGGACCACAACCGCGCCGCCTCGCAACTCGCTGCCAAGACCGGCAAGGCCGTGGCGGACATCGAGAAGCTGGCCGTCTGGGGCAACCACTCGCCCACCATGTACGCCGACTACCGCAACGCCACCATTGGCGGCGCCTCGGTCAAGGCCATGATCAACGACGAGACCTGGAACCGCGAGACCTTCCTGCCCACCGTGGGCAAGCGCGGCGCCGCCATCATTGCCGCACGCGGCCTGTCGTCGGCCGCCTCGGCCGCCAACGCCGCCATCGACCACATGCGCGACTGGGCCCTGGGCACCAACGGCAAGTGGGTCACGATGGGCATCCCCTCGGGCGGCGAGTACGGCATCCCCAAGGACGTGATGTTCGGCTACCCGGTCACCTGCGCGAACGGCGAATACAAGATCGTCGAAGGCATCGAGATCGACGCCTTCTCGCAAGAATGCATCAACAAGACCCTCAACGAACTGCTGGAAGAGCAGAACGGCGTCAAGCACCTGCTGTGA
- a CDS encoding GntR family transcriptional regulator produces the protein MPAQPIPPAIPEAGPSFSPLYRQIKGLIIAGLQGGEWKAGESIPSEIELAQRFGVSQGTVRKAIDELAAENLLVRRQGKGTFVATHAEQQQQYRFLRLMPDEGQDPGLGRQLLDCKRQRAPAWIAKQLQMRAGDAMVEVRRLLHSAGRPVVLDDIWLPGNLFKGLTTERLSQHRGPFYGLFETEFGVHMIRAQEKIRAVAADAETAALLQVAEGTPLLSVERLSFTYGDKPVELRRGLYNTSTHFYRNDLN, from the coding sequence ATGCCTGCGCAGCCCATTCCTCCCGCCATCCCAGAGGCGGGGCCCTCATTCAGCCCGCTCTACCGCCAGATCAAGGGGCTCATCATTGCCGGCCTGCAGGGCGGCGAATGGAAGGCGGGCGAGAGCATTCCCAGCGAGATCGAGCTGGCGCAGCGCTTTGGCGTCAGCCAGGGCACGGTGCGTAAGGCTATTGACGAACTTGCCGCCGAGAATCTGCTGGTGCGCCGCCAGGGCAAGGGCACCTTCGTGGCCACCCATGCCGAGCAGCAGCAGCAATACCGCTTTCTGCGCCTGATGCCCGACGAGGGGCAGGATCCGGGCCTGGGGCGCCAGTTGCTGGACTGCAAGCGTCAGCGCGCGCCGGCCTGGATTGCCAAGCAATTGCAGATGCGGGCCGGCGACGCGATGGTGGAGGTGCGCCGCCTGCTGCACAGCGCCGGGCGGCCGGTGGTGCTGGACGATATCTGGTTGCCGGGGAACTTGTTCAAGGGGCTCACCACCGAGCGCCTGAGCCAGCACCGCGGCCCGTTCTATGGCTTGTTCGAGACCGAGTTTGGTGTGCACATGATTCGCGCGCAGGAAAAGATCAGGGCGGTGGCGGCTGACGCCGAGACTGCTGCGCTCTTGCAGGTGGCCGAAGGCACGCCGCTGCTGAGCGTGGAGCGCCTGTCCTTCACCTACGGCGACAAACCGGTGGAGTTGCGGCGCGGCCTATACAACACTTCTACGCATTTCTACCGCAATGATTTGAATTGA
- the sdhC gene encoding succinate dehydrogenase, cytochrome b556 subunit: MTDTTNSTAGKRPVYRNINIFTDVRTYRLPVAGFVSILHRVSGLLMFLLLPFVIWMFDNSLTSEISYGAFTNAFVAGIGFVPAWFVKLATLGLIWGYLHHFIAGLRHLWMDATHSVSKEFGKSSAVFTLVVSLALTALLGAKLFGLY, translated from the coding sequence ATGACGGACACCACCAACAGCACGGCCGGCAAAAGACCGGTCTACCGCAACATCAACATCTTCACGGATGTGCGCACCTACCGCCTGCCGGTGGCGGGCTTCGTGTCCATCCTGCACCGCGTCAGCGGCCTGCTGATGTTCCTGTTGCTGCCCTTCGTGATCTGGATGTTCGACAACAGTCTGACGTCTGAAATCTCCTACGGCGCCTTCACCAATGCCTTCGTGGCCGGCATCGGCTTCGTGCCCGCCTGGTTCGTGAAGCTGGCGACGCTGGGCCTGATCTGGGGCTATCTGCACCACTTCATCGCCGGCCTGCGCCATCTGTGGATGGATGCCACCCATAGCGTCAGCAAGGAATTCGGCAAGTCCAGCGCGGTGTTCACGCTCGTCGTGAGCCTGGCGCTGACGGCGCTGCTGGGTGCCAAGCTGTTCGGTCTGTACTGA
- the sdhD gene encoding succinate dehydrogenase, hydrophobic membrane anchor protein: protein MSTFGSKRIVVGAHYGLRDWMAQRATALLMALFTVVLLAQLLMPGELGYDRWAGIFSQQWMKVVTFALIISLAYHAWVGMRDIWMDYVQPVGIRLALHLFTLVWLVACAGWAVQVLWRL from the coding sequence ATGAGTACTTTTGGATCCAAGCGCATCGTCGTGGGTGCGCATTACGGCTTGCGTGACTGGATGGCGCAGCGCGCCACCGCGCTCTTGATGGCGCTGTTCACCGTCGTGCTGCTGGCACAGCTGCTGATGCCCGGCGAGCTCGGCTACGACCGCTGGGCCGGCATCTTCTCGCAGCAGTGGATGAAGGTCGTGACCTTCGCCCTCATCATCTCGCTGGCCTACCACGCCTGGGTGGGCATGCGCGACATCTGGATGGACTATGTGCAGCCAGTGGGCATTCGCCTGGCCCTGCACCTCTTCACCCTGGTTTGGCTCGTGGCTTGC